The following are encoded together in the Acidobacteriota bacterium genome:
- a CDS encoding glycosyltransferase family 4 protein, producing MSDSGQPLRIAYLAAGAGGMICGSCIHDNALVRELQHRGHNALLLPIYTPLRTDEENVSYGRVFYGAVNIYLEQKLPVWSRAPAAIRRLLDNPGLLSRVTRSASATDAHQLGELALSMVRGEEGRQLAELQGLTKWLAGEFRPDVVHLTNSMLVGMAHRLREALPEALIVCGLQGEDIFLEDLDEPHKSLVVEEMRKRVREVDVLVAPNDYYAATMADLLELPLAGIDVARLGIELEGHGGREAEPPESPLVIGYLARMCPEKGFHLAAEAFKALSDRLGVGRVRFRAAGYLGGRDRKYFEEQRRRIADWGLEAHFDWLGEVSREEKIELLCSLHALVLPTVYREAKGLPALEAMANGVPVLLPDHGSFPEMLERTGGGVLVPAGDPAALADAVEQLAQDAERRSHLGRSGMDGVRRHYSAELMAADTLASYRRGLARRRSGDLGPAVASAGHG from the coding sequence GTGAGCGATTCAGGCCAGCCGCTGCGGATCGCCTATCTGGCGGCGGGCGCCGGCGGCATGATCTGCGGGAGCTGCATTCACGACAACGCCCTGGTCCGTGAACTTCAGCACAGGGGGCACAACGCGCTGCTGCTGCCCATCTACACGCCGCTGCGGACCGACGAGGAGAACGTGAGCTACGGCCGCGTGTTCTACGGCGCCGTGAACATCTACCTCGAGCAGAAGCTGCCGGTCTGGAGTCGCGCGCCGGCAGCGATTCGTCGCCTGCTCGACAACCCCGGGCTGCTGTCCCGGGTGACTCGTTCGGCCTCGGCGACCGACGCTCACCAGCTCGGCGAACTCGCGCTGTCCATGGTGCGGGGCGAGGAGGGCCGTCAACTGGCGGAACTCCAGGGCCTGACGAAGTGGCTCGCCGGCGAGTTCCGGCCGGACGTGGTCCACCTGACGAACTCGATGCTCGTGGGGATGGCTCACCGGCTGCGCGAGGCGCTGCCGGAAGCGCTGATCGTCTGCGGCCTTCAGGGCGAGGACATCTTCCTCGAAGACCTGGACGAGCCCCACAAGTCCTTGGTGGTAGAGGAGATGCGGAAGCGGGTGCGGGAGGTGGACGTGCTGGTGGCGCCGAACGACTACTACGCGGCGACGATGGCGGACCTGCTGGAGCTGCCTCTGGCAGGCATCGACGTGGCGCGTCTCGGCATTGAACTCGAGGGGCACGGTGGGCGCGAGGCGGAGCCTCCGGAGTCGCCTCTCGTCATCGGTTATCTGGCCCGGATGTGCCCGGAGAAGGGGTTTCATCTCGCCGCCGAGGCGTTCAAGGCGCTGAGCGACCGCCTGGGCGTCGGCCGGGTCCGCTTCCGCGCCGCGGGTTATCTGGGCGGCCGCGACCGTAAGTACTTCGAGGAGCAACGCCGGCGGATCGCCGACTGGGGCCTCGAAGCCCACTTCGACTGGCTCGGCGAAGTCTCCCGTGAGGAGAAGATCGAGCTGCTGTGCAGCCTGCACGCGCTTGTGCTGCCGACCGTCTACCGCGAGGCCAAGGGCCTGCCGGCGCTCGAGGCGATGGCGAACGGGGTCCCCGTCCTGCTGCCCGACCATGGATCGTTTCCTGAGATGCTCGAGCGGACGGGCGGCGGGGTGCTGGTACCGGCCGGCGACCCGGCGGCCCTGGCGGACGCCGTCGAACAGTTGGCCCAGGACGCGGAACGAAGGAGCCACCTCGGTCGCTCGGGGATGGACGGTGTGCGCCGTCACTACTCGGCCGAACTGATGGCGGCGGACACGCTCGCCTCGTACCGACGGGGACTGGCACGGCGCCGGAGCGGCGACCTCGGGCCGGCGGTAGCATCGGCCGGTCATGGCTGA
- a CDS encoding TonB-dependent receptor, protein MRFTPAPFLTVTLPLALIAGAAVAQDPDDPDSTVTDEITVTAQRVEEAIQDVPISIITRSGEELEQQAIGDVQALAEASPGVVISGQSPTTGEVAIYIRGIGSSTLGIGTEPTVGYYVDGVYMPRPQAAVNPFLDLERIEILRGPQGTLWGRNSTAGAVNVVTRAPEGQFHGRLFTSFSEYDSSEPADGRRYGMSLTGPVSSKVWGRFTGATAQVEDPTYNDFLDANADNFDGVTLRGSLTFLPSDSLTFTIRADSTDDDAHANFPFKPFEVSPYSTVGTLNRFYGYSEPADVHRISTETPALSLYEESGFSLTVNKAMASGTSLTSISSWREFDSRRDADIDGSPHVFVTNAATLNSQWWSQELQLSGASERANWVAGAYAFDEESGTHVNNITDTALLGVWLFANSPQTFLFDPTNYCSLGFLAPPFLCGPAYYNAIAPFIGLPLPGTPTPLPFESNVDSSLYAAYGQVDWHLGDRVSLTTGARYTADEKDHRQAALNFQTFMPELQQLSDSWSALTPKLGLEVRPRENVMLYGAVTAGYKSGGYNSVSLQPAFDEETVTSFEIGIKSSLADRKVRISAAAFNYDYDDLQVAVLYPDRSVVENAAKARIRGLDFELSARPNPRFAFDLSLELLDDEFTRFTTLDPFLQAQFVEQLLAAGLIDPSQVLLGGGGALPIEPSDLSGNGLPRAPDFSATASLRYTFDLGSSGSLTARGEYQHTDDVAFDAFERFIQPSYGLFHAQLRWTSAQGRMFLAAYGRNLGDEEYRLSQFFVNYTGSLAVWAPPTEVGLQLGFDF, encoded by the coding sequence ATGCGCTTCACTCCTGCCCCGTTTCTGACCGTCACTCTCCCGCTGGCGCTCATCGCCGGCGCCGCGGTGGCCCAGGATCCCGATGACCCGGACTCCACCGTCACCGACGAGATCACCGTCACCGCGCAGCGAGTCGAGGAGGCCATCCAGGACGTGCCGATCTCGATCATCACCCGCTCGGGCGAAGAACTCGAGCAGCAGGCGATCGGCGACGTGCAGGCCCTGGCCGAGGCCTCGCCCGGCGTCGTGATCTCCGGCCAGAGCCCGACCACGGGAGAAGTCGCCATCTACATCCGGGGCATCGGCTCGAGCACGCTCGGCATCGGCACCGAGCCGACGGTCGGCTACTACGTGGACGGCGTCTACATGCCGCGACCGCAGGCCGCGGTGAACCCCTTCCTCGACCTGGAACGGATCGAGATCCTGCGGGGCCCCCAGGGCACGCTGTGGGGACGGAACTCGACCGCCGGCGCGGTGAACGTCGTAACGCGCGCGCCGGAAGGGCAATTCCATGGACGCCTCTTCACCTCGTTCTCCGAGTACGACTCGAGCGAGCCGGCTGACGGGCGCCGCTACGGCATGTCGCTCACCGGTCCGGTCTCGAGCAAGGTCTGGGGCCGCTTCACCGGCGCCACGGCCCAGGTCGAGGATCCCACCTACAACGACTTCCTGGACGCGAACGCCGACAACTTCGACGGGGTCACGCTGCGGGGTTCGCTCACCTTCCTGCCCTCCGACTCCCTGACCTTCACGATTCGCGCCGACAGCACGGACGACGACGCACATGCGAACTTCCCCTTCAAGCCGTTCGAGGTGTCCCCCTACAGCACGGTGGGAACACTGAACCGGTTCTACGGGTACTCCGAGCCGGCCGACGTCCATCGCATCTCGACCGAAACCCCGGCGCTGTCCCTCTACGAGGAGTCCGGCTTCTCGTTGACGGTGAACAAGGCGATGGCGAGCGGCACGAGCCTGACCTCGATCAGCAGCTGGCGCGAGTTCGATTCACGGCGAGACGCGGACATCGACGGCTCACCACACGTCTTCGTCACCAACGCCGCAACCCTCAACTCCCAGTGGTGGTCGCAGGAGCTACAGCTCAGCGGCGCCAGCGAGCGCGCCAACTGGGTGGCCGGCGCCTATGCCTTCGACGAGGAGAGCGGGACGCACGTCAACAACATCACCGACACGGCACTGCTCGGCGTCTGGCTGTTCGCGAACAGTCCCCAGACCTTCCTCTTCGACCCGACGAACTACTGTTCGCTTGGCTTCCTGGCGCCGCCGTTCCTGTGCGGCCCGGCCTACTACAACGCCATCGCACCGTTTATCGGCCTTCCCCTTCCGGGAACCCCGACACCACTGCCGTTCGAAAGCAACGTCGACTCGTCGCTCTACGCGGCCTACGGCCAAGTCGACTGGCATCTTGGCGACCGGGTCAGCCTGACCACCGGAGCGCGCTACACGGCCGACGAGAAGGACCACAGACAGGCCGCCCTCAACTTCCAGACATTCATGCCGGAACTCCAGCAACTCAGCGACAGCTGGAGCGCGTTGACGCCAAAGCTGGGGCTCGAGGTCCGGCCCCGGGAGAACGTGATGCTCTACGGCGCGGTGACCGCCGGCTACAAGAGCGGCGGCTACAACTCGGTCTCGCTGCAACCGGCCTTCGACGAGGAGACGGTGACGAGTTTCGAGATCGGCATCAAGTCCTCCCTCGCCGACCGCAAGGTGAGGATCAGCGCCGCCGCCTTCAACTACGACTACGACGATCTGCAGGTGGCGGTGCTCTACCCTGATCGCTCGGTGGTCGAGAACGCGGCCAAGGCTCGTATCCGGGGTCTCGACTTCGAACTCTCGGCACGGCCGAACCCGCGCTTCGCCTTCGATCTCTCGCTGGAACTCCTCGACGACGAGTTCACCCGGTTCACGACGCTCGATCCCTTTCTCCAGGCCCAGTTCGTGGAGCAGTTGCTGGCCGCGGGCCTGATCGATCCGAGCCAGGTGCTTCTGGGCGGCGGCGGCGCGCTTCCGATCGAGCCTAGCGACCTCTCCGGTAACGGGCTGCCGCGGGCGCCGGATTTCTCCGCCACCGCCTCATTGCGCTACACGTTCGACCTCGGCAGCAGCGGTTCGCTGACCGCCCGCGGCGAGTACCAGCACACCGACGACGTGGCCTTCGACGCCTTCGAGCGCTTCATCCAGCCCTCCTACGGCCTCTTCCACGCCCAGTTGCGCTGGACCTCGGCGCAGGGCCG
- a CDS encoding tryptophan 7-halogenase yields MFAASSYDVIVIGAGPGGSAAAAIAARGGLRTLLLEREAVPAFKIGESLMPDTHGVFEKMGALRAMQESHFVEKHSVQFFTKTGKASMPFYFEKERPGDDSARTWQVRRSEFDELLMDTAAEQGAEVHRGVNVRDVLFEDGRAVGVRATAVGNGGPVELASRVVIDATGQSALLARRLDLGRVDYGLRHASIYTHFRGAIRDEGKDEGATLILHTKSGECWFWYIPLAGDVVSVGVVGPMDGLIRNREGRPHEIFFEEVRNCAEIERRIAPAHQCRPVSVMKDFSYRIEKMAGDGWIAIGDAFSFIDPVYSSGVFLALKSGEMAAEASIGAIAADDLSGERLGAFQPLLMRGVEAVRQLVNVFYDRNFSVGAFLRLYPQHQSKVTRILIGDVFELDFTSMFEDMATFAAAGGGKAVRARAAAAAQPLQAS; encoded by the coding sequence ATGTTTGCCGCATCCTCCTACGACGTGATCGTGATCGGCGCCGGTCCGGGCGGCTCGGCGGCGGCGGCGATCGCCGCGCGCGGCGGCCTTCGCACGTTGCTGCTGGAGCGCGAGGCCGTGCCGGCCTTCAAGATCGGCGAGTCGCTGATGCCCGATACCCACGGCGTGTTCGAGAAGATGGGCGCCCTGCGCGCGATGCAGGAGAGCCACTTCGTCGAGAAGCACTCCGTCCAGTTCTTCACGAAGACCGGCAAGGCGTCCATGCCGTTCTACTTCGAGAAGGAACGGCCGGGCGACGACAGCGCGCGCACCTGGCAGGTTCGGCGCTCCGAGTTCGACGAGTTGCTGATGGACACGGCGGCCGAACAGGGCGCGGAAGTCCACCGCGGCGTCAACGTTCGCGACGTGCTGTTCGAGGACGGCCGCGCGGTTGGTGTGCGCGCGACCGCGGTGGGCAACGGGGGTCCCGTCGAGCTCGCCAGCCGGGTCGTTATCGACGCTACCGGACAGAGCGCCCTCCTGGCCCGAAGACTCGACCTCGGCCGGGTCGACTACGGCCTGCGCCACGCTTCGATCTACACCCACTTTCGGGGAGCGATCCGGGACGAGGGCAAGGACGAGGGAGCAACCCTGATCCTGCACACGAAGTCAGGCGAGTGCTGGTTCTGGTACATCCCGCTCGCCGGGGACGTCGTGAGCGTCGGGGTCGTGGGACCGATGGACGGCCTGATCCGCAACCGCGAGGGCAGGCCGCACGAGATTTTCTTCGAGGAGGTCAGGAACTGCGCCGAGATCGAGCGGCGCATCGCACCAGCTCATCAGTGTCGCCCGGTGTCCGTGATGAAGGACTTCTCCTACCGGATCGAGAAGATGGCGGGTGACGGCTGGATCGCGATCGGCGACGCGTTCTCTTTCATCGACCCGGTCTACTCGTCGGGTGTCTTCCTGGCGCTCAAGTCGGGCGAGATGGCTGCCGAAGCCTCGATCGGAGCGATTGCCGCGGACGACCTCTCCGGCGAGCGCCTGGGAGCGTTCCAGCCGCTGCTCATGCGCGGCGTCGAGGCCGTGCGGCAGCTGGTCAACGTCTTCTACGACCGGAACTTCAGTGTCGGCGCGTTCCTGCGGCTCTATCCGCAACACCAGAGCAAGGTCACACGCATCCTGATCGGCGACGTGTTCGAACTGGACTTCACGTCGATGTTCGAAGACATGGCGACCTTCGCGGCCGCTGGCGGTGGGAAAGCGGTGCGTGCCCGCGCGGCAGCCGCCGCGCAGCCGCTCCAGGCCTCCTGA
- a CDS encoding ABC transporter ATP-binding protein, with amino-acid sequence MAEALRFKQVAKSYGTEAGIVEVLRGISFSLEAGEAMAVTGPSGSGKSTLLHLAATLETPTSGSIRIGGEAAHDLPERELAAFRCRRVGLVFQDHYLLPQYTMLQNVLLPTVAAGKGQDDAEERARTLLGRVGLGDRVDHRPAQMSGGERQRAAIVRAVINRPSLLLCDEPTGNLDADTAGYVADLLLELHAGGESALVVVTHSLELAARVPRRVELRAGLIQDHRSEPAGGG; translated from the coding sequence ATGGCTGAAGCCCTTCGCTTCAAGCAGGTCGCGAAGTCCTACGGGACGGAGGCGGGTATCGTCGAGGTCCTTCGGGGTATCTCGTTCTCTCTCGAGGCCGGAGAGGCGATGGCCGTCACGGGACCCTCCGGCAGCGGCAAGAGCACCCTGCTGCACCTCGCCGCGACGCTCGAGACGCCGACTTCGGGCAGCATCCGGATCGGCGGCGAGGCGGCCCACGACCTGCCCGAACGCGAACTGGCGGCGTTCCGTTGCCGGCGCGTCGGTCTGGTGTTCCAGGATCACTACCTGCTGCCGCAGTACACGATGCTGCAGAACGTGCTGTTGCCGACGGTTGCGGCGGGTAAAGGGCAGGACGACGCGGAAGAGCGGGCGCGGACTTTGCTGGGGCGGGTCGGCCTCGGCGACCGTGTCGATCATCGGCCGGCGCAGATGTCGGGCGGGGAACGCCAGCGGGCCGCGATCGTGCGGGCGGTGATCAACCGGCCGAGTCTGCTCCTCTGCGACGAACCCACCGGCAACCTGGACGCGGATACGGCCGGGTACGTGGCGGATCTGCTGCTCGAGCTTCACGCGGGTGGGGAGAGCGCGTTGGTCGTGGTGACTCACAGCCTGGAGCTGGCGGCGAGGGTGCCGCGCCGGGTGGAGTTGCGTGCCGGCCTGATCCAGGATCACCGGTCCGAGCCGGCGGGCGGAGGCTGA
- a CDS encoding sodium:solute symporter family protein produces the protein MTLTVIFAYLAAVLLIGVWSNRRLADTGEDFFVAGRTIGPFVLLMTLFGTHMTSFALLGASAESYRIGIGVFSLMASSSALMVPIVFFFVGTRVWAVGRRLGLLTQVQFVRARWGSDGVGLLLFVVLVLLLLPYLLIGAMGGGVVLGQITDGAAPAWLGSLLVSVVVIGYVTSGGLRGTAWVNTFQTAMFMLLGAVTAVLIVTKVGGVGVALDRVAESRPDLLVRGEAIHPLRLLSYTLIPLSVGTFPHIFAHWLSAKRATTFKAPVVLYPVCIAVVWIPSVLLGLFGNIDFPGLDGAASNSVLVRMIALYAPELLAGLLGAGVFAAIMSSLDSQSLSLGTMFTQDIVRHYRWGGDLDESRQIRLGRFFVIVVVATVFLLSLVAERSIFALSVWSFTGFASLLPVVVAALYWRRSTAAGAGAAILTVIVLWTWFFVRGIGNPDYSVGGTGIMPVAVVFAGSTLAMIAGSLLSRPPAPERVARFIPCAR, from the coding sequence ATGACCCTGACCGTCATCTTTGCGTACCTCGCGGCCGTACTGCTGATCGGCGTCTGGAGCAATCGGCGTCTGGCTGATACCGGCGAGGACTTCTTTGTCGCCGGCCGGACGATCGGTCCGTTCGTGCTGCTGATGACCCTGTTCGGCACGCACATGACGTCGTTCGCCCTGCTCGGCGCTTCGGCGGAGTCCTACCGGATCGGCATCGGCGTCTTCTCCCTGATGGCGTCGTCATCCGCCCTGATGGTGCCGATCGTCTTCTTCTTCGTCGGCACGCGGGTCTGGGCGGTGGGGCGGCGCCTCGGACTCCTGACCCAGGTGCAGTTCGTCCGGGCCCGCTGGGGTTCGGACGGGGTCGGCCTCCTGCTCTTCGTCGTGCTGGTCCTGCTGCTCCTGCCGTACCTCCTGATCGGCGCCATGGGAGGCGGTGTCGTCCTCGGGCAGATAACGGACGGGGCGGCGCCGGCGTGGCTGGGGAGCCTGCTCGTGTCCGTGGTCGTGATCGGCTACGTGACGAGCGGAGGGCTTCGCGGCACGGCCTGGGTGAACACGTTCCAGACCGCGATGTTCATGCTGCTCGGGGCGGTGACGGCGGTCCTGATCGTGACGAAGGTGGGTGGCGTCGGTGTGGCGCTCGACCGGGTCGCGGAAAGCCGGCCCGATCTGCTGGTCCGGGGCGAGGCGATCCACCCCCTGCGGCTGCTCAGCTACACGCTGATTCCCCTGTCCGTGGGGACCTTTCCCCACATCTTCGCGCACTGGCTGTCGGCGAAGCGGGCGACGACCTTCAAGGCGCCGGTCGTGCTGTATCCGGTCTGCATCGCCGTGGTGTGGATTCCGAGTGTGCTGCTCGGTCTGTTCGGGAACATCGACTTTCCGGGCCTCGACGGCGCGGCCTCGAACTCAGTCCTGGTACGGATGATCGCGCTCTACGCACCGGAACTGCTCGCGGGCCTCCTGGGGGCCGGCGTCTTCGCGGCCATCATGTCGTCGCTCGATTCGCAGTCCCTCTCCCTTGGCACGATGTTCACCCAGGACATCGTGAGGCACTACCGTTGGGGCGGAGACCTGGACGAGTCCCGCCAGATCCGCCTGGGCAGGTTCTTCGTCATCGTTGTCGTGGCGACGGTGTTTCTCCTGTCGCTGGTCGCCGAGCGGAGCATCTTCGCTCTGTCGGTGTGGTCGTTCACCGGATTCGCCTCGCTGTTGCCGGTCGTGGTGGCCGCGCTCTACTGGCGGCGCAGTACGGCGGCGGGGGCCGGAGCCGCGATCCTGACCGTGATCGTGCTCTGGACCTGGTTCTTCGTGCGGGGCATCGGCAACCCGGACTACAGCGTTGGCGGTACCGGGATCATGCCGGTCGCCGTCGTCTTCGCCGGTTCCACCCTGGCCATGATCGCCGGCTCCCTGCTGAGCAGGCCGCCCGCGCCCGAGCGGGTAGCGCGCTTCATCCCGTGCGCCCGATGA
- a CDS encoding ABC transporter permease, which produces MGAARPGGPLPSLRHYWRSNVAVVLTAAVATSVLTGALMVGDSVRGSLRQLTLDRLGGIDHALLGAGFFRERLRDELAAYGQFSARYGPVSAAILMQGSVVEPESGRRAARVNVQGIDDEFSAFFPGSEEALDLSRREGQLFASLAVNRSLAEALAVEPGDSVVLYLERPSEAPRASLMGEKDPEDQLESVRLSVVSVLDDVGVGSFGLAPHQSQPLVGYARLRDLQRELDRRGLANALLVGERAGAGDGAEADPEAAVLDLERWIRSQARAEDFSLAFVEAEDHLRVATSQIVFGEELAAAVEVLAADAGVEALGVSTYLANRTAAKNGSEAPYSTIAALDTGRAGELGVLRLADGRPAPALGPDEVLVNTFLAEDLEIGEGDRLEVDYFVVGDREQLVERTVRTTVAGVVEMAGWAADRDLTPDFPGVADADNMSDWDPTFPVDLGRIRDRDEAYWDEYRGTPKLFVDLDYGAELWSSRFGLLTSLRLLPAGGSDPAGLRIALEAEAPASIGLHAAGLAVEPVKAAGLRGATGATDFGGLFIGFSLFLIVSAALLVGLFFRLGTESRASEMGLLLALGHGIRRVRRRFLLEGALLGGAGVLLGLGGAVLYAGAMMAALRTLWRSAVGSSHLYLHVEPLTLALGGAGSLLVVFFAIRGAVGRLAAVSPIRLLRGETAELAAAVSAAARRARWTRGIAGGLAVALLAGSAAAPASAAAYLFFSGGACLLVAGLAGFTLWLRRRPEAPLRGWSWRAGSSMAAANASLNPGRSLLCAALVASASFVIVAVGAYGLRFGEETRNLDSGAGGFDLVAESDVSILADLASVEGRYDLGFGREASELVGGSEIVAFRTVPGDDISCLNLFQPERPRLLGAPPGFVERGGFRFQSLVDGAGDNPWALLEEDLGPGVVPAIGDFNSVMWILHSGLGQSIEMETERGETIELRLVGLLRKSVFQSELVISEANLAEHFPSRTGASYFLFRTPPDEQDRTMQELERTLSGFGFDAVPTAQRLQAYQAVENTYLGTFQTLGGLGLLLGTLGLSVVLLRNLLERRGELATMQAIGFWRRALAWLVVAENGLLLAAGVTVGAASALVAVSPHLLGGHALVPWVSLGLTLLLVLAAGTLASLAAVRRVTREDLLPALRGG; this is translated from the coding sequence ATGGGCGCCGCGCGTCCGGGCGGACCCCTGCCGAGTCTTCGTCACTACTGGCGGTCGAATGTCGCAGTGGTGCTGACCGCGGCGGTCGCGACCTCCGTGCTGACCGGCGCGTTGATGGTTGGCGACTCGGTGCGGGGGAGCCTGCGCCAGCTCACCCTCGACCGGCTGGGCGGTATCGATCACGCGCTGCTCGGCGCCGGCTTCTTCCGTGAGCGCCTGCGGGACGAGCTGGCGGCCTACGGGCAGTTCTCGGCCCGCTACGGGCCGGTGTCGGCAGCCATCCTCATGCAGGGCAGCGTGGTCGAACCCGAGAGCGGCCGGCGTGCCGCCCGGGTCAACGTGCAGGGGATCGACGACGAGTTCTCCGCCTTCTTCCCGGGCAGCGAGGAGGCGCTCGACCTGTCCCGGCGCGAGGGCCAGCTCTTCGCGTCGCTGGCGGTCAATCGTTCGCTCGCCGAGGCACTCGCCGTCGAGCCGGGCGATTCGGTCGTGCTCTATCTGGAGCGACCGAGCGAAGCGCCTAGGGCCAGTCTGATGGGGGAGAAGGACCCGGAGGACCAGTTGGAGAGCGTGCGGCTGAGCGTCGTCTCGGTGCTCGACGACGTTGGCGTGGGGAGCTTCGGGCTGGCGCCGCACCAGAGCCAGCCGCTGGTCGGTTACGCGCGGCTGCGCGATCTCCAGCGGGAGCTGGATCGCCGCGGGCTGGCGAACGCGCTGCTCGTCGGCGAGCGCGCCGGGGCGGGAGACGGCGCCGAGGCGGATCCCGAGGCCGCGGTCCTGGACCTTGAGCGGTGGATCCGCTCCCAGGCCCGGGCGGAGGACTTCAGCCTCGCGTTCGTCGAGGCGGAGGACCACCTGCGGGTCGCCACGTCGCAGATCGTGTTCGGCGAGGAGCTCGCCGCGGCCGTAGAGGTACTGGCGGCCGACGCGGGCGTCGAGGCGCTCGGCGTCTCGACCTACCTCGCCAACCGCACCGCGGCGAAGAACGGCTCGGAGGCGCCGTACTCGACGATCGCCGCGCTCGACACCGGGAGAGCCGGGGAACTCGGCGTGCTACGGCTCGCAGACGGTCGACCGGCGCCCGCGCTCGGGCCGGACGAGGTGCTGGTCAACACGTTCCTGGCGGAAGACCTCGAGATCGGAGAGGGCGACCGGCTGGAGGTCGACTACTTCGTCGTCGGCGACCGCGAACAGTTGGTCGAGCGGACGGTGCGGACCACGGTCGCCGGGGTCGTCGAGATGGCGGGCTGGGCCGCGGACCGCGACCTGACACCCGACTTTCCCGGCGTCGCCGACGCGGACAACATGAGCGACTGGGATCCGACCTTTCCGGTCGATCTCGGCCGTATCCGGGACCGGGACGAGGCGTACTGGGACGAGTACCGGGGCACACCGAAGCTGTTCGTCGACCTGGACTACGGCGCCGAGCTCTGGTCCAGCCGTTTCGGCCTCCTGACCTCGTTGCGGTTGCTGCCGGCGGGAGGAAGCGATCCGGCGGGGCTCCGGATCGCCCTCGAAGCGGAGGCGCCGGCCAGCATCGGGCTTCACGCGGCCGGCCTGGCGGTCGAGCCGGTGAAGGCCGCGGGCCTGCGCGGCGCCACCGGCGCGACGGATTTCGGAGGCCTGTTCATCGGTTTCAGCCTGTTCCTGATCGTCTCCGCGGCGCTGCTGGTGGGCCTGTTCTTCCGTCTGGGAACGGAGAGCCGCGCCAGCGAGATGGGCCTCCTGCTGGCCCTCGGCCACGGCATCAGGCGGGTGCGGCGGCGCTTCCTGCTGGAAGGCGCGTTGCTCGGCGGTGCGGGCGTCCTGCTCGGCCTGGGCGGAGCGGTGCTCTACGCCGGCGCGATGATGGCCGCGCTCCGCACCCTGTGGCGCTCGGCCGTCGGCTCGAGCCACCTGTACCTGCACGTCGAGCCGCTGACTCTGGCCCTGGGCGGGGCGGGTTCGCTGCTTGTCGTGTTCTTCGCGATCCGGGGCGCGGTGGGCCGGCTGGCGGCGGTCTCGCCCATCCGGCTGCTGCGGGGAGAGACCGCCGAACTGGCGGCGGCGGTTTCCGCGGCGGCCCGCAGGGCGCGCTGGACGAGGGGAATCGCCGGCGGCCTCGCGGTGGCCCTGCTGGCCGGGTCCGCGGCCGCCCCGGCGTCGGCGGCCGCCTACCTGTTCTTCTCGGGGGGCGCCTGCCTGCTGGTCGCGGGGCTCGCCGGCTTTACGCTGTGGCTCCGCCGCCGCCCCGAGGCGCCCCTTCGCGGCTGGTCCTGGCGGGCCGGGTCGAGCATGGCGGCCGCCAACGCTTCGCTCAACCCGGGCCGTAGCCTGCTCTGCGCTGCCCTCGTGGCGAGCGCGTCGTTCGTCATCGTGGCCGTGGGTGCCTATGGGCTCCGCTTCGGCGAGGAGACGCGGAACCTGGACTCGGGCGCCGGGGGATTCGACCTGGTCGCCGAGTCCGATGTCTCCATCCTCGCCGACCTGGCCAGCGTGGAGGGCCGGTACGACCTGGGTTTCGGGAGGGAGGCGTCGGAACTCGTCGGCGGGAGCGAGATCGTCGCTTTTCGGACGGTGCCCGGGGACGACATCAGTTGCCTGAACCTGTTCCAGCCGGAGCGGCCGCGGCTGCTCGGCGCGCCGCCCGGGTTCGTCGAGCGCGGGGGCTTCCGCTTCCAGTCGCTCGTCGACGGGGCGGGGGACAATCCGTGGGCGCTGCTGGAGGAGGATCTGGGCCCCGGGGTGGTGCCGGCGATCGGAGACTTCAACTCGGTCATGTGGATCCTGCACTCGGGGCTGGGCCAGAGCATCGAGATGGAGACCGAGCGCGGCGAGACGATCGAACTGCGGCTCGTCGGGCTCCTGCGCAAGAGCGTGTTCCAGAGCGAACTCGTAATCTCCGAGGCCAACCTGGCGGAGCACTTCCCGAGCCGGACCGGGGCGTCCTACTTCCTGTTCCGTACGCCGCCGGACGAGCAGGACCGGACGATGCAGGAGCTCGAGCGGACGCTCTCGGGCTTCGGGTTCGACGCCGTCCCGACCGCCCAGCGCCTCCAGGCGTACCAGGCGGTCGAGAACACTTACCTCGGCACCTTCCAGACCCTGGGCGGCCTCGGCCTGCTGCTCGGCACGCTGGGCCTTTCGGTGGTCCTGCTGCGCAACCTGCTGGAACGCCGCGGCGAACTGGCGACCATGCAGGCGATCGGCTTCTGGCGGCGCGCCCTGGCGTGGCTGGTGGTGGCCGAGAACGGCCTGCTCCTGGCCGCGGGCGTCACCGTGGGCGCCGCCTCAGCGCTCGTCGCGGTGAGTCCGCACCTCCTGGGCGGGCACGCCCTGGTGCCATGGGTCTCGCTCGGTCTCACTCTCCTGCTCGTGCTGGCGGCCGGCACGCTGGCCAGTCTTGCCGCGGTAAGGCGCGTGACCCGGGAGGATCTGCTGCCGGCGCTTCGCGGCGGCTGA